The Mycolicibacterium lutetiense genome window below encodes:
- the obgE gene encoding GTPase ObgE yields MPRFVDRVVIHTRAGNGGHGCASVHREKFKPLGGPDGGNGGRGGSIVLVVDPQVHTLLDFHFHPHVDAPSGKPGAGSNRDGATGDDLIVRVPDGTVVLDENGRMLADLVGAGTRFEAAQGGRGGLGNAALASRARKAPGFALLGEKGQARDLTLELKTVADVGLIGFPSAGKSSLVSTISAAKPKIADYPFTTLVPNLGVVSAGDNTFTVADVPGLIPGASEGRGLGLEFLRHLERCAVLVHVVDCATMEPGRDPISDIEALEAELAAYTPTLQGDSTLGDLASRPRAVVLNKIDVPDARELADFVREEVQSQFGWPVYEISTVSRDGLRPLIFALWEMVKAYRDAQPEAVPRRPVIRPIAIDESGFTVESDGSGGFLVRGTRPERWIAQTDFGNDEAVGYLGDRLARLGVEDALFKNGAKPGCAVTIGDMTFDWEPQTPAGIDMPLTGRGTDIRLEQTDRTGASERKAARRERRQPGSEDE; encoded by the coding sequence ATGCCCCGGTTTGTCGACCGCGTCGTCATTCACACGCGTGCAGGCAACGGTGGCCACGGCTGCGCGTCGGTGCACCGAGAGAAATTCAAACCCCTCGGTGGGCCCGACGGCGGTAACGGTGGTCGTGGCGGCAGCATCGTGCTCGTCGTGGATCCGCAGGTGCACACCCTGCTGGACTTCCATTTCCATCCGCACGTCGACGCCCCCTCCGGCAAGCCGGGTGCGGGCAGCAATCGTGACGGTGCCACCGGCGACGATCTGATCGTGCGCGTGCCGGACGGCACGGTGGTGCTCGATGAGAACGGCCGGATGCTGGCCGACCTGGTCGGTGCCGGTACCCGGTTCGAAGCTGCGCAGGGTGGTCGAGGCGGTCTCGGTAACGCCGCACTGGCTTCCCGGGCCCGCAAGGCCCCCGGCTTCGCGCTCCTCGGTGAGAAGGGGCAGGCCCGTGATCTCACGCTGGAACTCAAGACCGTTGCCGATGTCGGCCTGATCGGGTTCCCGTCGGCGGGCAAATCGTCTCTGGTGTCGACCATCTCGGCGGCCAAGCCCAAGATCGCCGACTATCCGTTCACCACTCTGGTGCCCAACCTGGGCGTGGTGTCGGCCGGCGACAACACTTTCACCGTCGCCGACGTTCCCGGTTTGATCCCCGGCGCATCCGAGGGCCGGGGTCTCGGCCTGGAATTCCTTCGGCACCTTGAGCGCTGCGCGGTGCTCGTGCATGTCGTGGACTGCGCCACAATGGAACCCGGCCGTGACCCGATCTCCGACATCGAGGCGCTGGAGGCCGAACTCGCGGCCTACACCCCGACCCTGCAAGGCGATTCCACGCTGGGCGACCTGGCGTCGCGGCCACGTGCGGTGGTGCTCAACAAGATCGACGTTCCCGACGCTCGGGAGTTGGCCGACTTCGTGCGGGAAGAGGTGCAGTCCCAGTTCGGCTGGCCGGTGTACGAGATCTCGACAGTCAGCCGTGATGGTTTGCGACCGTTGATCTTTGCACTGTGGGAGATGGTGAAGGCGTATCGCGATGCGCAGCCTGAGGCGGTGCCCAGGCGTCCGGTGATCCGGCCGATCGCCATCGACGAGAGCGGATTCACCGTGGAATCGGACGGATCCGGTGGATTTTTGGTGCGCGGTACCCGTCCCGAGCGCTGGATCGCCCAGACCGACTTCGGCAACGATGAGGCCGTCGGCTACCTCGGTGACCGGTTGGCGCGGTTGGGCGTCGAGGATGCGTTGTTCAAGAACGGCGCCAAGCCCGGCTGCGCCGTGACCATCGGCGACATGACCTTCGACTGGGAACCGCAGACCCCGGCCGGCATCGATATGCCGCTGACCGGTCGAGGTACTGACATCCGGCTCGAACAGACCGACCGGACCGGTG